The nucleotide sequence CAGCAGCATGAGTGGAATAAACCAGCTCAACATGCCCCAGACCTGGGCGATGATAGGGGTGAAGTCCATTTCTTAACCTTCGGTAATCCTTAGTTAAGCGGATAGTACCGAAAGTCAGCGTAAATGGACGAGCGTATTCAATGGCGACAATCGGTTCATTGCGTGAGCTGAATATTCCGGCTATTCGGCTCACTCGCCTCTACGCACGCGTTCAGGCTTGAGCTTCAGCCGCCGCGTTGATTTTTGCTGAGGTCGGCATAGACCGTTGCCGCTGCTGGCTTGGTATTTCGCTTGAATCATCGCCTTGGCTCGCTCTGCCACTTTCCGTGCTTGCGCGATATAGCTGGCATCGCCGGTTACTTCCGCGCCGGCCAGAAACACCTCTATATCTTCATCATCGGCTAGGTATTTGGAAGGTCATAGGGTGTCAGCAGCTCGCTGCTCATGGGGACATTCCTCGCTAGTCTAGATTTTCGCGTCGCGAAAATGAGGATGTGACTTGCTGGTCACATTTTTTCGCGTGGCGAAAATCCGCAGCGGGTGCTGACCTTTACCTGATTTGGAACTCACCCAGGCTGGGAGCGGTTCGTCCACTGTCCATGGACTGAGGACGGCTACCCGTGCGGCTAGTCACGCCGATATGTCACGGGTAAGGAATTTGATTTTTTACTCACAACCGGAAGAACGTGGGTAAAAAACTGGGAAATTTACCCACGTACCGCAGGTGGCAGATTGTTCACGTTGCTCAACAGTGCAGACAACTCGTCGTTGAGATAGAAATTCAGGTGTTCTGCCTTTATCAGCTTCAGATCATAGCCAGCTGCCTCGAGCAGCCGAACCAGCACCGACACGCTCATATCACCTTTGGTCAGTGTTCCCATGCGTGCCACCGTGGTGCGCGCGACACCAGCACGGCTGGCCAGCGCTTGTTGGCTAAACGCCTGATGGCCGGAGCCGTAAGAATGATGCTGACATTGGCAATTTCTTCGGTTTCGGCAAAAGGCGCAAAGCGCAGGATGGAATAGGTGTACGCGCATCTCATTCGAGGTGGTTCTTGAGGTTGCTTGGTTGACAAAAAGTGACTTTATAGTATTTTTGTCAACCAAGGGGGGCACATGATTTACGACAGAATACGACGCGCCAGGCTACTTCGAGGTCTTACTCTAGAGGCCTTGGCCCAACAGATGGGAGACATCACCAAGCAAGGTTTAAGCAAGCTTGAGAAGGGGCTGATTGCTCCTAACTCGACCCGCCTGTTGCAGCTGGCAGATGCTCTGAATGTTAGCCCGGAGTATTTTTTTCGCGCAGAACCTGTGCCGCTGGCTCCTTTGGAGTTTCGCAAACTCGCAAAAATGCCCAAATATCGTCAGGAACAGGTCAAAGAGCAGATCCGTGAACATTTGGAGCGCTACATCGCTCTGGAAAGTTGTTTCGATCCTGCCGACATCCTGGCTCCGCCTACTCCGTTCCAGTTTCTTGACGTGGCCTCAATTGAGGATGCTGAGAGAGCTGCGGGCGCGCTCCGTGAGCACTGGAAGATTGGCGGCGACGCTATTGCAAATTTCACCGAGCTGCTGGAAGAGAACGGCATCAAGGTTGCGCTGTTAGACGGGCCTGACGACTTTGATGGTGCTTGTGCCGCTACCGAGGACGGCCAGCATGTTCTGATTGCCCTCAACGCTCAGCGACCGGGTGAGCGGATGCGCTTCACCGCAGCACACGAGCTTGGGCATTGGGTGATGAAGCTACCCGAACAAATGCCAGAAAATGAAAAGGAGCGCTGCTGTCATCGCTTTGCGGGCTCATTTCTCTATCCTGCACATTGCGTCACTAGTGACTTCGGTAGCCACCAACGTTCACACGTCCACCCGCAGGAGCTGTTGATCGCGAAACGGCAGTACGGTTTATCCATGCAGGCTGCGTTGTACCGTCTGAAGGATCTCCATCTGCTCAGCGAGCCTGGCTATCAAGCGCTGACTATCCAATTCAGCAAGCGCGGATGGCGTAAGTCGGAACCTGAACCGCAAGAGTGCAAGCCTCCACAGCGTTTTGAATCGCTTGTTTTCTGGGGGCTGGCTGAGGGGCTATTCAGCAAGTCTCGTGCAGCAGAACTGCTACGAAAGCCGGTCAGTGCGCTGGACGGAGATCTTTCAGGCCCGATGGCGCGTGCATGAGTAAGGTCTATATCAGTGACACAAACATCCTGATCGACTTTAGGAATGCAGGGCTGCTGGAGCAAATGTTCGGGCTGCCTTTTGCATTCTGCTGCACTGATTTTGTTCTTCGGGAGCTGAAAGATTTTGCCCATGCTGAGCTGCTAGGGAGAGGGCTGCTTGTTGAAACAATGGATGAGCAGAGCATTGCCAAGTTGTTTCGGCTGAGCAATGAACATAACAACAGTTCTCTGGCAGATGTCTCGTGCTATCTCCTCGCTCAAGGTACGGGCTACCCGTTACTGACAGGTGATGGCCGGCTACGCCGCCAGGCCTCATCAGACGGACTGCAAGTTCGCGGCGCTCTTTGGTTGCTGGATAGCATGCTCGAGCATAGTGTTATTCATGCCGATGAGGCTGCATATGCTCTCGAGTCGATGCTCTCCCAAGGTGCTCGCCTCCCGGCAGAAGCATGCCAGTTACGCTTGAGTACTTGGCGCAAGCTTTAGTCAGATTGAGTACGCACATGTTCAGCTTTGACCGGGCCAGGTTGTCGGGTGTGTGTATCGGCCCGAGGCTTCTGATTTAGATTTTCGCGTGGCGAAAATAACGCGGTGACTTATTGGTCATATTTTTTCGCGTGGCGAAAATCCAAAGAGCGTGATGACCTCTACCTGATGTGGAACTCACCCAAGATGGGAGCGGCCCGTCCACTGTCCATAAACTGAGGCTGGCCGGCCGGGCGAAGAGACTGGCTTCTGCCCGGACTTGATCATCACGCTTTAGCTGACCAAGCGAGCAGTTTGCGGGTCGTATGCGAAATTGGTAATCGACCCATCCCGAATGCGTTCAACCGCCTCATTGATTACGTGCAGCGGTACGAGAAACCACTCCCTAGGTTTGACTGGATTGCCGAAGCGATCTTCGATGGTTAGGTCCAGCTGCGCCGCGCCGAATAGGCGGTGGAAGATGTTTTCCAGCCGGGTGCGGTTCAGATTGTGCAGTTTGTAGGTGGCGACCACTTCCACGTCTGCCAGCAGGTAGGTGGAATCCTTGTTTGCGCAGGCAATGCGGGTTTCTACCTTTCCGCCGGTTACGCCGATTTTGTGGATTAACTCGCGGTGCTCGGCAACGAAGGGATGGTTGGACTGGCTGCGCAGTACATAGATGGTTCCGGACTCGATATCGTCCGGCTCGGCTTTATCGCTGAAAAGTGGTCCTGCGCTCGAATCAGTGATTAACCGGGCCACATCATCTCGATGTAATGCCCGTTGCAGCGATCGTTGTAAAACCTCACTTTCAGTGCCGTTGTCAAAGATGACGCGGAGTCGGCTATCACGTCGTTCATACTTGGTTGTGAACTCTTCACCCACGGTGGCGACGTAGGCAAGCTGTCCACCGATGATGAAAAACACACCTTGCTGGATCTCATCCATTGAGCGCGTCTGGAATGTACGTGTTTCTCGTATGCCATTCGCAAGTTCAATTTTGACCCTTTCGAAAAGAGGCTCAAATTTGTCGAAGTCATTGCAGCGGGTTCTGTTTGCGATCTCCTCGGCCGCCCGCTTTTCAGTCGTAGAGCGCACATGCCGCAGCACGGTGATGTCGTTCTGGTCGACGACCTCACTGCCTACACCCAGCTCGGCCAGCAAAGCGTCCTCATCCATATCATCCACATCTACCGATACTGCTGCAGTACCAGACAGTAAGCCGTAGCTATCCATCCCAGCCAGAAGCGTTGGTGCCTCAGGCAGCTTGCGTAGCTGATCCAGGCGCACGGCGTATAAACGCTCGAAGATATCGCGGTCTTCACCATGCAAGGGTGCGCGGCCATGAGCCTGATAGAAACGCAGGATGTCCTCGAAGCCGGCGATGATGCGTTCCTCACGCGGAGTGCGGTTGGCGGCCTTGAGCGGGATAGCTTCTACGCCCAGCGCATCCAGAAGGTCGTCGTCGTTCATCTCAGCCATTGGCAGATTCTCCCTGCGCCGCTTTGGCTGCCGCGCGGTAGCGTGCCAACGCAGCAACGCCTTCGGCCATACGCTTTTCCCAGGCATCGGAGGAGTTGATGTCGGGCAGGCGGCCGCGCTCGTTCTTGAACTGCAGGGCACGTCTGGCCAGCTCTCGCGCCTCATCCTCGGGGATGCTCACCTTCTTGGCTGCAATGCTGGCCTGCACCTGGCGCAGGGATTTCTCATCCATCGCCTTCGCCAGTACGGCGTAGGCCGCATCGAAGGGATTGATGCGGTCGATAAGGTCAATGTCCAGCTCGCGTACGTTAACGAACTTGCGCACACCATCGATCAGCGCCGTGCTGCCTTGAATGCTGTCACCGCCGCCGGCATCGGCTTGCGCCAGCATCAACTTGGCCTGCTGGGTGATGTTCATGGCCGCGATAGCGTGTTGGCGGATGGCTTCTTGGTCGGAGTCGCTCAAGTCTGGGTAACGCTCACGGACGATCTTGCCCATGCGCAGCTGAGTCAGCTCCTCGGGCAGGGTGTTTTCTTTGTCGAATAGGCCGCGCTCCAGCACGGTTTTATCTTGTAGGAAGCTCGTCACTACCTCGTTTAAGTCTTCCTTGCAGATGCGCGTAGCTTCCGGAGTTTGCGGCGTGACCAGCCCCTTGATCTCGACATGGATTTGGCCGGTGTCGTTGTTTACCCCGATGTTGCTGCCACCGTCTTTGTAGCCGCCATCGCCATAATCGAAGCCCTCTTTCGGGCCCATGTCCTTTGGCGTGAACTCATAGCGCGGTGCCAGCACCTGTTCCATCAGCAGGCTGGCAGAAATGGCCTTGAGCATATCGTTCACCGCCTCAGCAACGGCAGCTTGGTCGGCCATAGGCTCAGCGATCAGGTTGGTGAAGCGCGAGCGCTCCTTGCCCTCGGCATCACGCGTGGCGCGGCCAATGATCTGCACGATTTCGGTCAGGCTCGAACGGTAGCCAATGGTCAGCGCATGCTCGCACCAGATCCAGTCGAAGCCTTCCTTCGCCATGCCCAGCGCGATGATCACATCCACGTGGTCGCGGTTGTTTTTCTGCGTCGGGTCTTTCAGCGCGTTGAGCACGTTGGAGCGTCTGCCCGCGTCACTGTCATCCACCAGATCGGCCACTTTCAGGGTGCGGCCGTCCTTGGCTTTGATCAGATGGAAGCCGGTCGCCGGGTCGACACCCTGCCACTCGCCCAGTGCGCTCATGATTTCGTTAACCTCGCGCTCCTTATCTTTAAGGCTCTCGCGGGCGTTCACGTTAGGGATGTGGACGATAGTTTTCAGCGCCGGGTCCAGCACCTTGGCGACCGCATCCACATATTTACCGGTGTAGAAGAAGTAGCCAATATCCAGCGACTTGAGCCAGCGATAGCCGTTGAGCTGTTCGTAGTAGGTGTAGGTCACCGTCTCAAATTTGTTTTCTTCCTCCGGGGCCAGCACTGCTTCGCTGTCGCCACGGAAGTAAGAACCGGTCATGGCCACCAGATGCACCTTGTCGCGGCTGATGAACGCGCTCAGCTGGCTACCAAGCTTGTTGTCCGGGTTGGAGGAAACGTGGTGGAACTCGTCAACAGCAATCAAGCGGTTGTCGAACGCCTCAATGCCCAGTTCTTCTACGGCAAAGCGGAAGGTCGCGTGAGTGCAAACCAGTATCTTGTCGGAGCTGTCCAGAAAGGCGCGCACCGCTTGCACCTTGGACTTGGCCACGCGCGGCTCATCGATACCGGGGGCATTGCACAGGTTCCACTGTGGGGCTACTTGCCAGTCCCATTCGAAGCCGTGCTGGCTCAGCGGTTCATCAGCAAAACTGCCGCCAATCGAGCGTTCGGGCACGACGACGATGGCTTGTTGCAGGCCCTGGTTATTCAGCTTGTCCAGGGCGATAAACATCAGCGCGCGGGACTTACCCGAAGCCGGTGGCGATTTGATCAGCAGGTACTGTTCGCCGCGCTTGTCATAGGCTCGCGCCTGCATGGTGCGCATGCCCAGCTCATTGGCTTTGCTGGATGCCCCGGTGTGCGCCGTGGTGATGGATACCGACGGCACGGTGTAAGCATTGGTAGGGTTGGCTGAGTGGTCTGCGTTGTTCATTGAGAGTCGTCTTCCATGGATGTGTCGCCTGCCAGTTCGCGTTCGATCTGTTCGATGCTGGGCAAACTGGTTTGCAGCTCGGCGGGCAAGGATTCGAGCAGTTTGTATTCGGCAATGCCCATGGGCTGGGCCTTATCGCCCAGCGCATATTCGGCCACGATCTTGTTTTTGCTCTTGCACAGCAGCAGACCAATGGTGGGATTGTCCTGTTCGGTTTTAACCTGACGATCCACCGCCGTCATATAAAACCCAAGCTGGCCCAGATGCTCGGGCTTGAACTTGCCGCCCTTGAGCTCGATCACTACATAGCAGCGCAGCTTGAGGTGATAGAACAGCAGGTCGATGAAAAACTCATCGCCACCCACATCCAGCAGTACCTGCCGCCCGACGAACGCAAAGCCTGCGCCCAACTCCAGCAGGAACTCGGTGACGTGTTTGACCAGCGCGTCTTCGACCGCCCGCTCCTGCGCATCAGTGCCCAGGCCTAGAAAGTCGAAACGGTAAGGATCTTTCAGCGACTCGCGGGCTAGATCAGACTGCGCTGCAGGCAAACTGGCTTGAAAATTGGTTACAGCCTTGCCGCTGCGCTCCAAGAGACGAGTCTCAATCTGCATAACTAGAATGTTGCGTGACCAGCTGTGCTCAATGGCCTTAGTCGCATACCAGCGGCGGGTTTCGGGGCCGGGTAGTTTGTCGAGCAAGACCAGATTGTGACCCCAGGGCAATTGTGCAGCAGCTTGTTGCACAAACTCAGCATCCGGCCAAGCTTCGGCAAAGGCGCGCATGTATTTGAGGTTACGCGGTGAAAACCCCTTCATGTCGGGGAAGGCGCTGCGCAAATCATGCGCCAACCGCTCAATGACTTTGGCCCCCCAGCCTTGTTCGGCCTGCCGCGCCAAAATGTCTTGGCCGATCTGCCAGTACAGCAGCACCAATTCGCGATTAACCGCCAGTGTGGCGCGCTGCTGGGCGTTGTGAATGCGGCCTTTGAGGTCGGCCAGCCAGTCACCGTAACCTTCAGGCTGCGTGGTGAGGCTAACGGGGCCATTGTCCATAGAGCGACTCATGCCTTTTGCCCTCGTGGCTTTTTCGGTGCGGCCTGCGCGGCGTTTGCCGTCATCTTGGTGTACAGCTCAAACAGCTTTTCCAGTCGTTCGGTGTCGTTCTTAAAGCGACGACCGATGTAGATGCGCTCCAGCACTTCGTCGTTACGCTCGTGAGCGTGGCGCAGATTGTCAGGCATGGCGTCCGGGGCATACAGGTCGGCGATGGTGG is from Pseudomonas sp. TMP9 and encodes:
- a CDS encoding GIY-YIG nuclease family protein, whose protein sequence is MAEMNDDDLLDALGVEAIPLKAANRTPREERIIAGFEDILRFYQAHGRAPLHGEDRDIFERLYAVRLDQLRKLPEAPTLLAGMDSYGLLSGTAAVSVDVDDMDEDALLAELGVGSEVVDQNDITVLRHVRSTTEKRAAEEIANRTRCNDFDKFEPLFERVKIELANGIRETRTFQTRSMDEIQQGVFFIIGGQLAYVATVGEEFTTKYERRDSRLRVIFDNGTESEVLQRSLQRALHRDDVARLITDSSAGPLFSDKAEPDDIESGTIYVLRSQSNHPFVAEHRELIHKIGVTGGKVETRIACANKDSTYLLADVEVVATYKLHNLNRTRLENIFHRLFGAAQLDLTIEDRFGNPVKPREWFLVPLHVINEAVERIRDGSITNFAYDPQTARLVS
- a CDS encoding PDDEXK nuclease domain-containing protein, which codes for MDNGPVSLTTQPEGYGDWLADLKGRIHNAQQRATLAVNRELVLLYWQIGQDILARQAEQGWGAKVIERLAHDLRSAFPDMKGFSPRNLKYMRAFAEAWPDAEFVQQAAAQLPWGHNLVLLDKLPGPETRRWYATKAIEHSWSRNILVMQIETRLLERSGKAVTNFQASLPAAQSDLARESLKDPYRFDFLGLGTDAQERAVEDALVKHVTEFLLELGAGFAFVGRQVLLDVGGDEFFIDLLFYHLKLRCYVVIELKGGKFKPEHLGQLGFYMTAVDRQVKTEQDNPTIGLLLCKSKNKIVAEYALGDKAQPMGIAEYKLLESLPAELQTSLPSIEQIERELAGDTSMEDDSQ
- a CDS encoding DEAD/DEAH box helicase; its protein translation is MNNADHSANPTNAYTVPSVSITTAHTGASSKANELGMRTMQARAYDKRGEQYLLIKSPPASGKSRALMFIALDKLNNQGLQQAIVVVPERSIGGSFADEPLSQHGFEWDWQVAPQWNLCNAPGIDEPRVAKSKVQAVRAFLDSSDKILVCTHATFRFAVEELGIEAFDNRLIAVDEFHHVSSNPDNKLGSQLSAFISRDKVHLVAMTGSYFRGDSEAVLAPEEENKFETVTYTYYEQLNGYRWLKSLDIGYFFYTGKYVDAVAKVLDPALKTIVHIPNVNARESLKDKEREVNEIMSALGEWQGVDPATGFHLIKAKDGRTLKVADLVDDSDAGRRSNVLNALKDPTQKNNRDHVDVIIALGMAKEGFDWIWCEHALTIGYRSSLTEIVQIIGRATRDAEGKERSRFTNLIAEPMADQAAVAEAVNDMLKAISASLLMEQVLAPRYEFTPKDMGPKEGFDYGDGGYKDGGSNIGVNNDTGQIHVEIKGLVTPQTPEATRICKEDLNEVVTSFLQDKTVLERGLFDKENTLPEELTQLRMGKIVRERYPDLSDSDQEAIRQHAIAAMNITQQAKLMLAQADAGGGDSIQGSTALIDGVRKFVNVRELDIDLIDRINPFDAAYAVLAKAMDEKSLRQVQASIAAKKVSIPEDEARELARRALQFKNERGRLPDINSSDAWEKRMAEGVAALARYRAAAKAAQGESANG
- a CDS encoding ImmA/IrrE family metallo-endopeptidase, with the protein product MGDITKQGLSKLEKGLIAPNSTRLLQLADALNVSPEYFFRAEPVPLAPLEFRKLAKMPKYRQEQVKEQIREHLERYIALESCFDPADILAPPTPFQFLDVASIEDAERAAGALREHWKIGGDAIANFTELLEENGIKVALLDGPDDFDGACAATEDGQHVLIALNAQRPGERMRFTAAHELGHWVMKLPEQMPENEKERCCHRFAGSFLYPAHCVTSDFGSHQRSHVHPQELLIAKRQYGLSMQAALYRLKDLHLLSEPGYQALTIQFSKRGWRKSEPEPQECKPPQRFESLVFWGLAEGLFSKSRAAELLRKPVSALDGDLSGPMARA
- a CDS encoding type II toxin-antitoxin system VapC family toxin, which gives rise to MSKVYISDTNILIDFRNAGLLEQMFGLPFAFCCTDFVLRELKDFAHAELLGRGLLVETMDEQSIAKLFRLSNEHNNSSLADVSCYLLAQGTGYPLLTGDGRLRRQASSDGLQVRGALWLLDSMLEHSVIHADEAAYALESMLSQGARLPAEACQLRLSTWRKL